Within Deinococcus sp. QL22, the genomic segment GCCGCCCAGATCTTGGAAAAGGAAGGCATTCGCTGCAACCTGACCCTAATTTTTGGGCTGGAGCAGGCCGTGGCCTGCGCTCAGGCCGGCGTCTTCCTGATTTCACCCTTCGTGGGCCGCATCACCGATTGGTATAAAAAGTCTACCGGAATCCAGGATTACCCTATTGATGAAGACCCTGGCGTGCAGTCGGTTCGCAAGATTTACAGCCACTTCAAGGAGCAGGGGTACGCGACGGTGGTCATGGGCGCGTCGTTCCGCAGCGTGGCTCAGGTGGAAGCCCTGGCCGGCTGTGACCGCCTGACCGTCAGCCCGCAACTGTTGGGCGAACTGGCTGCCGATGAAGGCGTGCTGGAGCGCCAGTTGCAGCCCAGCGAAGGCCAGCGTACCGAACCCGAAATCACCGAAGCGGACTACCGTTGGAGCCTCGCAGAAAACCCGATGGCCGGCGAAAAGCTGAACGAAGGGATTCGCCAGTTTCACCAGGACACCCAGAAGTTGCGCGAATTGCTGGGGATAACGGTCAAGGAGGTTGCCGTCAGCAGTCAGGAGAAGGGTGTTGCCTTAAGCGGGCTGGGGCAGGCTGACTCGCCGTGACCGAGCTCACCCCCTCCCGCCACCGCTAGCCTGGGTCGTGGCTTCAACGTCATGAGGCGTTGTCGCGATGAATGAACATCCAGACGAGGCGTTCGAGAGGCTCTGGTTTGCGGCTGAAGGACAAGCTCTTGCGAACCAAATGAGCGATACGGAGCCGCAGGGTGGCGTTGAACCGTTCGATCTGTTGTGTCCTGCCGATGACGTGCAGCGCACCAAAAACAACGCCTTTGTCGGCACTGAGGCCGTCGGTATGACACACGGCATCGAGATACGGGGTGGGGAGGCTCTGCCACAGCAGGGAGGCTCCAGCGGCAGCTCGGTTTCCGATGAAACAGCCGACGATCTGGCGGGTGGCACGGTTCATGGCGAGCCAAGTCCAGATGTTCGTTGTCTGCTGCGCCACACAGGTGCATAGCTCATCGCACTCCAGCACCAGCGGGGCTGGTGCTGGAGTGCTTACACTTTTTTGCGACAGGTGATTCAAACTCAATGGTGTGTGGCACGGTCTGGATCAGGGACTGGAGATGGCGGCGGAACCGGCTGCGACTGATCCCGATGACGCGGCAAATGCCTCGGTGGGACAAGCGTTCGGACAGCAAATGGTCAACCAAGGTCACAGTTCCAGGCGAAACCGCACTTCAGGTGTGATTCAGGGTGAACTAATGTCGGCGCACGCGGCCCAGATACCGTTGTTTTCCCGTATGGGCGTGACTGTTTTTGACGATATAGACGCCCTCGCACGCTGGACACGTCAGGCCGTTCATGATCCATTGAACGGCAATCATTCCTCAGAAGCCACGACCATCCACGTGCATAGTTTGACATCCCCTGCATACCGCGCTATATTAGAGAAATCAAAGGCGATCCTCCGGGGTCGCCTTTCTTCGTTGAGATGCGCCGGGTGTTCAAGCAGCTGAGAGGATCAAGCGGCAGCAACAAGCCCGACCTCGAACATAGGCCGGGCTTCAGGGCGCTGAGGATCAGCGTTGGGTGGTATTTGAGGTAACGACGCGCTCCGGTTGTCGCCGTAAACCCGCCAGGCCCGCCAAGCCCAAGAGGCCCAGCCAGCCCCAGTCAAATCCGTCATCGTTGTTATTGGTGGTGTTGGTGGTCGTGGGCGTATCCGTGGCGGTGGCGTCCGTAGCGTCTTGCGCGAACGCGGGCGTAGCCAGGGTCAAGGTGCACAGCAGCACAGCAGTTTTGAGCTTCATAGAATCTCCTCAAGACTCTGGACAGGGCCAAAAGTCTGAACCCCGCATTCTGTTTCCTTGGGCGAACCCCGCTCTCCCAGATCCATGAAGCTGCCTTGGCCCTAGCCACGGCAAACCTTGCGCTCCGGCTCACGTCCGGTGGACTCCCGTCCCTAGGGGGCCAAAGCTCTACGGCCCTCCCTGAATGGCTGCCCAACCCTCATAAACGGTGGGGCAGTCATGGCGTCACGGTATGGTGCCTTATGTCTGATCCCGCTCGCCCCGCCCCAGGCGATTCGCTCAGTGAACGGCTCCAAAGCGTGACGGAATCACTCGCGGCAGCGGCGACCCCCGTTGCCGTCTTCCACATCGTGCTGCACCCAGCTCTCGAGGCCTTAGGTGCAATTGCAGGGGTCGTGCTGCTCCAGCAGGACGGCCACGGGCTGCACGTGGCGGCCATGCAGGGGTATGCCGAAGGCGAACAGACCCTCTGGCAAGACGGCACCTTCGAGGTCTTCTCGCCCATCCAAGATTGTCTGGAGCAGCGGGCGGCCCTGTACTTCGAGCATCAAGAGGCGCTCTTGGCCGCCTACCCCCAGCTCATAACCCCGCCGATCGGCGTGACCGTGGTGGCCACGGCGGTGGTGCCTGTGCTACTGATTGACCAGACCCTGGGTGTGATCGTGCTGGTGTTCAGTGAACCGCATGAGTTCACCCCCGAAGAACGCCGGTTCCTGCGCATCCTCGCGGCCCAGTCCGCCTTGGCGCTTGAC encodes:
- the tal gene encoding transaldolase; protein product: MNKLDQLKGMSIVVADTGDIEAIKLYQPRDCTTNPSLILKAAQLVGYESLLAEARRWLAGKESLDDIIDKLTVRIGTELTRIVPGDVSTEVDARLSFNTDAMLSRARRLIALYEGQGVGRDRILIKLAATWEGIQAAQILEKEGIRCNLTLIFGLEQAVACAQAGVFLISPFVGRITDWYKKSTGIQDYPIDEDPGVQSVRKIYSHFKEQGYATVVMGASFRSVAQVEALAGCDRLTVSPQLLGELAADEGVLERQLQPSEGQRTEPEITEADYRWSLAENPMAGEKLNEGIRQFHQDTQKLRELLGITVKEVAVSSQEKGVALSGLGQADSP
- a CDS encoding IS1 family transposase; the encoded protein is MLECDELCTCVAQQTTNIWTWLAMNRATRQIVGCFIGNRAAAGASLLWQSLPTPYLDAVCHTDGLSADKGVVFGALHVIGRTQQIERFNATLRLRIAHLVRKSLSFSRKPEPLERLVWMFIHRDNAS
- a CDS encoding WGxxGxxG family protein; this translates as MKLKTAVLLCTLTLATPAFAQDATDATATDTPTTTNTTNNNDDGFDWGWLGLLGLAGLAGLRRQPERVVTSNTTQR